A genomic window from Nitrospiria bacterium includes:
- a CDS encoding 6-bladed beta-propeller, producing the protein MKGGAKITVGLFRLLGLGLILTSCATTGLEKADKVERYWPLPPDPPVISYLNSFSEPKDLGVKRSWFRMTVEFLFGKGAAPHMLRPYAVATDGKGRVYVTDTGLQAVHIYDFADKSYHQIFWIERGRSRLMSPVGVALDENGLIYVSDSELNRIFVYEPKKWRLVRTIGAPGEFHRVTGIAYDPKSRRLYAVDTGAHNVSAFDLSGKKLMTFGQRGEKEGELNFPTHITIDAEGTLYITDSMNFRVQIFDEEGKFLGKLGQLGNTLGSFSKPKGVAVDSSGHIYVVDGIYDTIQIFDRKGELLLNFGHAGEKEGDFWLPAGIAVDKKDRIYVADTYNQRVEVFQFLGEPKP; encoded by the coding sequence ATGAAGGGGGGCGCCAAGATCACCGTCGGACTTTTTAGGCTCTTGGGGCTGGGCTTGATTCTGACATCCTGCGCGACGACCGGGCTTGAGAAGGCCGACAAGGTGGAACGCTACTGGCCGTTGCCGCCCGATCCGCCGGTGATTTCGTATCTTAATAGTTTTTCCGAGCCCAAGGACCTGGGTGTTAAACGGAGTTGGTTCAGAATGACCGTGGAATTTCTGTTTGGAAAGGGCGCGGCTCCGCACATGCTTCGTCCCTATGCCGTGGCCACGGACGGAAAGGGGCGGGTCTACGTCACGGATACCGGCCTCCAGGCCGTCCATATTTACGATTTTGCGGACAAGTCCTATCACCAGATATTTTGGATCGAGCGGGGCCGATCCCGCCTGATGTCCCCCGTGGGGGTCGCCCTGGATGAAAACGGCCTCATTTATGTGTCCGATTCGGAGCTGAACCGGATCTTTGTTTACGAACCTAAAAAATGGAGACTGGTCCGGACGATCGGGGCGCCGGGGGAGTTTCATCGTGTGACCGGAATCGCCTATGATCCGAAATCGCGGAGGCTTTATGCGGTGGACACCGGGGCCCACAATGTATCGGCCTTTGATCTCTCGGGTAAAAAGCTGATGACGTTCGGACAACGGGGGGAAAAGGAGGGCGAGCTCAATTTTCCGACCCACATCACGATCGATGCCGAGGGAACTTTGTACATCACAGACTCGATGAACTTCAGGGTCCAGATTTTCGATGAGGAGGGAAAGTTTTTAGGAAAGCTGGGTCAGTTGGGAAACACCCTGGGTAGCTTTTCGAAGCCCAAGGGCGTCGCGGTGGACTCTTCCGGACATATTTATGTGGTGGACGGCATCTACGACACGATCCAGATCTTTGACCGGAAAGGCGAGCTGCTTCTGAACTTCGGCCATGCCGGCGAGAAGGAAGGGGATTTCTGGTTGCCGGCCGGAATCGCCGTCGACAAAAAGGACCGGATTTATGTGGCGGACACCTACAACCAGCGGGTGGAGGTCTTCCAGTTCCTGGGGGAACCTAAACCGTGA
- a CDS encoding glycosyltransferase family 2 protein: MKAQPLVSIVTPSLNQGPYIEQTIRSVLGQDYPHIEYIVIDGGSTDGTLDILDRYKGRLFYTSEPDTGQADAINKGWRRSKGEILAYLNSDDTYCPGTVRKAVEGFHLHPEAGIVYGDCYGMDPEGRIIRRLRLGEIGLPDLLGFTILHQPAVFLRRAVTDCVGLLDTRLEGLMDHDLWIRAAFRFPFHHISEFLACGREHPRSKNASLGARFGQEAIAILDRTFSDPLKSQRVHALKNKAYAGSYLMAAFWGCLSGERQRSKGYLLNALKLNPRLLFHELTLPLMLECYLRIPVIPALRGIKHQWLHRLEKIKGF; the protein is encoded by the coding sequence ATGAAGGCCCAACCGCTCGTCTCGATCGTGACCCCCTCGCTGAATCAGGGACCGTATATTGAGCAGACGATCCGGAGCGTTCTGGGGCAGGATTATCCCCATATCGAGTATATCGTCATCGACGGGGGTTCCACGGACGGAACGCTGGACATTCTAGATAGATACAAAGGACGCTTGTTCTATACGTCGGAGCCGGACACGGGGCAGGCCGATGCGATCAACAAAGGCTGGCGGCGATCGAAGGGTGAAATTCTGGCTTATTTAAACTCGGACGACACGTATTGCCCGGGGACCGTGCGAAAGGCGGTCGAGGGATTCCATCTCCATCCGGAAGCCGGGATCGTCTATGGAGACTGTTACGGGATGGATCCCGAAGGCCGCATCATCCGGCGCTTGCGCCTCGGGGAGATCGGACTGCCGGATCTCCTTGGCTTTACGATCCTTCACCAGCCCGCGGTTTTCCTGCGCAGAGCCGTCACGGATTGCGTAGGGCTGCTCGACACCCGATTGGAGGGACTGATGGATCACGACCTCTGGATCCGCGCGGCGTTCCGGTTCCCTTTCCATCACATCTCCGAATTTCTCGCCTGCGGTCGAGAGCATCCCCGATCGAAAAACGCCAGTCTGGGCGCCCGTTTTGGACAGGAAGCGATCGCCATCCTGGACCGGACCTTTTCCGATCCTCTGAAGTCCCAGCGGGTCCATGCCTTAAAAAATAAGGCCTATGCGGGATCCTATTTGATGGCCGCCTTCTGGGGTTGTCTTTCCGGAGAGCGACAACGGTCGAAAGGATATCTCCTCAACGCCTTGAAGCTCAACCCCCGGCTGCTGTTCCATGAGCTGACCCTCCCGCTCATGCTCGAATGCTATTTGAGGATTCCCGTTATCCCTGCCCTTCGAGGGATCAAACACCAATGGCTTCATCGATTGGAAAAAATCAAGGGGTTTTGA
- a CDS encoding cytochrome c3 family protein has translation MKTSRYVVAGVLVGGGLIVLAMSALGGTIVGSRHDLSALNRRGYGSPTGPMTGGSFNDYGETCIYCHTPHNAGTTAPLWNRQLPTPLGYEMYSSPNFDSSASAPDGISLGCLSCHDGSVAVDAVLNKPKFHDWYDSGVHYRMSPEGNVGSDSCGKCHNRQRGAYGALSGAHDATIRYLTRNLRDDHPISIPYPTFSQDSAFNQPLIAKEDGGRSFPNGVQTFEGDKVQCASCHDPHNPDEKNIEGRDPFLRTSNRFSALCLTCHQK, from the coding sequence ATGAAGACCTCTCGCTATGTTGTTGCGGGTGTTCTCGTCGGCGGAGGGCTGATCGTCCTCGCGATGTCCGCACTGGGCGGAACGATCGTGGGATCGAGGCATGACCTTTCGGCCCTGAACCGAAGGGGCTACGGCAGCCCGACCGGCCCGATGACCGGCGGGTCATTCAACGATTACGGAGAGACCTGTATTTACTGCCACACGCCCCATAACGCCGGAACCACGGCGCCCCTCTGGAACCGCCAGCTTCCTACTCCGCTCGGTTATGAAATGTATTCCAGTCCCAATTTCGATTCGAGCGCGTCCGCTCCCGACGGCATATCACTCGGATGCCTCTCCTGTCACGACGGATCCGTGGCGGTGGACGCCGTACTCAACAAACCGAAGTTTCACGACTGGTACGATTCCGGGGTCCATTACCGCATGAGTCCGGAAGGAAATGTGGGTTCGGACAGCTGCGGGAAATGTCATAACCGTCAGCGGGGAGCCTACGGCGCGTTGAGCGGGGCCCATGACGCGACCATCCGTTACCTGACCCGGAACCTGCGGGACGACCACCCGATTTCGATTCCCTACCCGACCTTCAGCCAGGATTCGGCCTTCAACCAGCCGCTCATTGCCAAGGAAGACGGGGGGCGCAGCTTCCCGAACGGGGTTCAGACCTTCGAGGGCGACAAAGTTCAATGCGCCTCGTGTCATGATCCGCATAATCCGGACGAGAAGAATATCGAGGGACGAGACCCGTTTCTCCGGACATCGAACCGGTTCAGCGCCTTGTGCCTGACCTGTCATCAAAAATAA
- a CDS encoding 6-bladed beta-propeller → MGIKIQRNPPIWPMILVLIATGCATAPKPVDVIWPLPPEEPRIKYVKSIRSSNDVERKSFWKSLEEFITGSQSAARIAKPYAVHMDGEGRLFVTDSGWPTVLVFDTKKQEFTIIGLEGPGVLAKPMGVTTDSAGRIYVTDTLENRAVVYDHDGNFLFGIGEKGRFDQPVGIVVNEALNRVYIVDTKKHKVSVFDSKEGKFLFEFGTRGVEDGQFNFPTNIAIDKDGKLYIMDTFNFRVQIFDPDGKFLSKFGSVGTGLGQFAKPKGIAVDSEGHIYVVDAAFNNVQIFDPKGQLLLFFGGFGNRDGQFWLPAGMYIDQDDLIYVADQYNHRINVYQYLSENYKARQAAALKK, encoded by the coding sequence ATGGGGATAAAAATTCAACGGAACCCTCCCATCTGGCCGATGATCCTTGTCCTGATCGCGACGGGCTGTGCCACGGCCCCGAAGCCCGTGGACGTCATCTGGCCCTTGCCGCCCGAGGAACCGAGAATCAAATACGTCAAGAGCATCCGAAGTTCGAACGACGTCGAACGGAAAAGTTTTTGGAAATCACTCGAAGAATTCATCACCGGATCCCAATCGGCCGCGCGCATCGCCAAGCCTTATGCCGTCCACATGGACGGAGAAGGGCGCTTGTTTGTGACGGACAGCGGGTGGCCTACCGTTTTGGTGTTCGACACCAAAAAACAGGAATTCACGATCATCGGTCTGGAAGGACCGGGCGTGCTGGCCAAGCCGATGGGGGTCACGACCGATTCGGCCGGCCGGATCTACGTGACCGACACGCTGGAGAATCGGGCCGTGGTGTACGATCACGACGGAAACTTTTTGTTCGGAATCGGCGAGAAGGGCCGGTTTGATCAACCGGTCGGCATCGTGGTCAACGAGGCGCTCAATCGCGTCTACATCGTCGATACCAAAAAACACAAGGTCTCCGTCTTCGACTCCAAAGAGGGGAAATTTCTATTCGAATTTGGGACTCGCGGCGTCGAGGACGGCCAGTTCAATTTTCCCACCAACATCGCGATCGACAAAGACGGCAAGCTGTATATCATGGATACGTTTAATTTTCGCGTCCAGATTTTCGACCCGGACGGGAAGTTTTTGTCCAAGTTCGGAAGCGTCGGCACGGGGCTGGGCCAATTTGCGAAGCCCAAGGGAATCGCGGTCGATTCCGAAGGGCACATCTATGTGGTGGACGCCGCGTTCAACAATGTCCAGATATTCGACCCGAAGGGCCAGCTGCTTCTGTTCTTCGGCGGGTTCGGAAACCGGGATGGACAGTTTTGGCTTCCTGCCGGGATGTACATTGACCAGGACGACCTGATTTACGTCGCCGATCAATACAACCATCGGATTAATGTTTATCAGTACCTGAGCGAGAATTACAAGGCCAGGCAGGCGGCCGCCCTAAAGAAATGA
- a CDS encoding FkbM family methyltransferase, with amino-acid sequence MTGRLKQFTEAVSNRMGFARHRCDDFLGLKRLPIRSVIDVGANQGQFARKISSVFPEAQIYCFEPLPEPFDKLRHWSDRRRGAVTVFNVALGDREGAADMFFHAEHSPSSSLLRSTAACETLYPFTRNQATVSVSMTTLDRIFGHPPPLRPDTLIKLDVQGFEDRVISGGPQTFRNARACLVEVSLDVLYEKQAAFKGIVLLLDNLGYRYAGNTEQICAEDGHVIYLDALFVK; translated from the coding sequence ATGACGGGCCGGTTAAAACAATTTACGGAAGCGGTGTCGAACCGCATGGGTTTCGCCCGGCATCGATGCGATGATTTCTTGGGTCTGAAACGTTTACCGATCCGGTCCGTCATTGATGTGGGGGCCAACCAAGGTCAGTTTGCCCGGAAAATATCGTCCGTGTTTCCGGAAGCGCAAATCTACTGTTTTGAGCCCCTGCCGGAACCTTTTGACAAGTTAAGGCACTGGTCGGACCGCCGGCGAGGCGCGGTGACGGTTTTTAATGTGGCTTTGGGGGATCGGGAAGGAGCGGCTGATATGTTTTTCCACGCGGAGCACAGTCCTTCATCCTCCCTGTTGCGGTCAACCGCCGCCTGTGAAACTCTCTACCCGTTCACGAGAAATCAGGCGACGGTGTCGGTCTCGATGACGACCTTGGACCGTATCTTCGGTCATCCGCCTCCGCTTAGGCCCGATACACTGATCAAGCTGGATGTGCAGGGATTCGAAGACCGGGTAATTTCAGGCGGCCCCCAAACCTTCCGGAACGCCAGGGCGTGCCTCGTGGAGGTCTCCCTGGATGTCTTGTATGAAAAACAGGCCGCTTTCAAAGGCATCGTCCTTCTCCTCGACAACCTGGGATACCGGTATGCCGGAAATACGGAACAAATTTGCGCGGAGGACGGGCATGTCATCTATCTGGATGCGCTATTTGTGAAATAG
- a CDS encoding winged helix-turn-helix transcriptional regulator, giving the protein MDREVLNRESLHTLQILDEVATGKPLTQRDLSDKLGIALGMTNNYLKRLAREGHIQIIQAERKRLHYLLTPKGIAEKSALTYRYIKRSYQFFTVARGKLETFFLDLEKAGVRSIVLYKATVIAEIAALVLQDCPIQLLAIVDDARAGKKFLGYVLEPVKTLSDLNYDRVLVTTEETAEEVFKDLSRNGVHKEKICYLQ; this is encoded by the coding sequence ATGGACAGGGAAGTGTTAAACCGGGAGTCCTTGCACACGCTTCAAATCCTGGACGAAGTCGCGACCGGAAAACCCCTGACCCAGCGGGACCTGAGTGACAAACTCGGGATCGCCCTGGGAATGACCAACAATTACCTTAAACGCCTGGCCCGGGAAGGCCACATCCAGATCATTCAGGCCGAACGAAAACGACTTCATTATCTTCTGACGCCGAAAGGGATCGCCGAGAAAAGCGCGCTGACCTATCGTTATATTAAAAGATCCTATCAATTTTTTACCGTTGCGCGAGGGAAACTGGAGACGTTTTTTCTTGACCTGGAGAAAGCCGGCGTCCGTTCTATCGTGCTTTACAAGGCCACCGTAATCGCCGAAATCGCGGCATTGGTCCTTCAAGATTGTCCGATTCAACTTCTCGCGATCGTGGACGATGCCCGGGCCGGAAAAAAGTTTTTGGGATACGTGCTTGAGCCGGTCAAGACGTTGAGCGATCTGAACTATGACCGGGTCCTGGTCACGACGGAAGAAACGGCCGAAGAGGTCTTCAAGGATCTGAGTCGAAACGGCGTCCATAAAGAGAAAATCTGTTATCTGCAATGA
- a CDS encoding two-component regulator propeller domain-containing protein — protein MIRCRLFPSIIFIGSLSFFAVTNCTSSRAPVSPHPVWTNYEMNVSVFSLAFEKNDVWVGTEQGLIEYDLTQDRIVARYDSKKGLVSDIVTTIKVDSKGNKWIGTHGGGLARFDGKIWQNFNVPDLADPYVYDILFDRAGRMWVANWKGVSIFDGTRWKSYTKKDGIVDDWVYALAMDQDGVIWLGTEGGVTRYDGRGFVSYTHKDGVGADLKTIGSYEKIANPSFHHRTTPGKEAEGYNPNYILAAAVDSQNNKWFGTWGAGLSRFDGKRWTTYTTRDGLSGNFISDILIDSSDNLYAATEGGVSVFSRGRWSRFTTKDGLVDDGVFAAVMDPFGSKWFGTLKGISKLEGFSAPE, from the coding sequence ATGATTCGTTGTCGTCTCTTCCCCTCGATCATCTTTATCGGATCCCTCAGTTTCTTTGCCGTAACGAACTGCACTTCTTCGCGAGCCCCGGTCTCGCCGCATCCCGTCTGGACCAATTACGAGATGAACGTCAGCGTCTTCAGCCTGGCGTTTGAAAAAAACGATGTCTGGGTCGGGACCGAACAGGGACTGATCGAATACGATCTGACTCAGGATAGGATCGTCGCCCGGTATGACAGCAAGAAGGGTCTTGTGTCGGACATCGTGACCACGATCAAAGTGGATTCGAAGGGAAACAAATGGATCGGGACGCACGGGGGAGGGCTGGCCCGGTTTGATGGAAAGATCTGGCAGAATTTCAACGTTCCGGATCTGGCGGATCCCTATGTTTACGACATCCTGTTCGATCGGGCGGGACGGATGTGGGTGGCGAACTGGAAAGGGGTCAGCATCTTTGACGGGACCCGTTGGAAGAGCTACACCAAAAAAGACGGAATTGTGGATGACTGGGTCTATGCCCTGGCCATGGATCAGGACGGAGTGATCTGGTTGGGAACGGAGGGCGGCGTGACGCGCTACGACGGCCGTGGATTTGTAAGCTATACGCATAAGGACGGCGTCGGGGCGGACCTCAAGACCATCGGATCGTATGAAAAAATCGCCAATCCCAGCTTTCACCATCGCACGACGCCGGGAAAAGAAGCCGAGGGATACAACCCCAATTACATCCTGGCCGCCGCGGTCGATTCTCAAAACAACAAGTGGTTCGGGACCTGGGGCGCGGGGCTCAGCCGCTTCGACGGCAAACGTTGGACGACCTACACGACGCGGGATGGCCTGTCGGGCAACTTCATCTCGGACATCCTGATCGATTCGAGCGACAACCTTTATGCCGCGACGGAGGGGGGGGTGAGCGTGTTCAGCCGGGGCCGTTGGAGCCGCTTCACAACCAAGGACGGTTTGGTCGACGATGGCGTCTTCGCCGCGGTCATGGATCCTTTCGGGTCCAAATGGTTCGGGACGCTCAAAGGGATCAGCAAGCTGGAAGGTTTTTCCGCACCGGAATAG
- a CDS encoding SurA N-terminal domain-containing protein, which yields MGSASKGSERGRTSESSVEPLRPDFGELSRAPLHRQARGGNGGGRIQAILLFALLSVSGGGVQAGGPETHAGGDNVGTALSKPVASVNGVDIRAADLQKAMEERIPETGHRTISQKRLAEIQSEELDKLIGQEILYQEARRLKINVKAEAVEAEIRKIQGRFPSEEKYRRALEVQGLTPEDIRTGVERHLAIQQLTDREVRSKISISDDQMKVYYDRHPEQFMRPQQIRLRILLIRVDPSGRAADWEKGRQRAQELADRAKKGEDFEKLVREFSEDEDLKATGGDTGLLHQGRLPYAELEGVAYDRDVGSINDPVQTLYGYVVFKVEEKQPARQMAFEDLNKDLLRNEMRKSATNARLKEWMDGLRAKAEIKIY from the coding sequence ATGGGCTCAGCGAGCAAGGGGAGCGAGAGGGGGAGGACTTCGGAGAGCTCAGTCGAGCCGCTCCGTCCCGACTTCGGCGAGCTCAGTCGAGCCCCTTTACATAGACAAGCCCGCGGCGGGAATGGAGGGGGCCGGATCCAAGCGATCTTATTGTTCGCGCTGCTCTCTGTTTCGGGCGGCGGCGTCCAGGCCGGCGGGCCGGAAACGCATGCCGGCGGCGACAACGTAGGGACCGCGTTATCCAAACCGGTCGCTTCGGTGAACGGCGTCGATATCCGGGCGGCCGATCTTCAGAAGGCCATGGAGGAACGCATCCCGGAGACCGGTCATCGCACGATTTCCCAGAAGCGACTGGCCGAGATCCAAAGCGAAGAGCTGGATAAACTCATCGGCCAGGAGATCCTGTATCAAGAGGCCCGGCGCTTGAAGATCAATGTGAAGGCGGAGGCCGTCGAGGCCGAGATCCGGAAGATCCAGGGCCGGTTTCCGTCGGAGGAAAAATACCGGCGGGCGCTGGAGGTTCAAGGGCTGACCCCGGAGGATATCCGAACCGGGGTCGAGAGACATCTGGCCATTCAGCAGTTGACCGATCGGGAGGTTCGTTCAAAAATCAGCATCAGCGATGATCAGATGAAAGTATATTATGACCGTCATCCGGAACAGTTCATGCGGCCGCAGCAAATCCGGTTGCGGATTTTATTGATCCGGGTGGATCCCTCCGGGCGTGCGGCGGATTGGGAAAAGGGCCGTCAGAGGGCGCAGGAATTGGCCGACCGCGCCAAAAAGGGGGAGGATTTTGAAAAACTGGTGCGGGAGTTTTCGGAGGATGAAGACCTGAAAGCGACGGGAGGCGATACGGGTCTTCTTCATCAAGGGCGTTTGCCCTATGCCGAGCTTGAAGGGGTGGCGTATGACCGGGACGTGGGTTCCATCAACGATCCGGTTCAGACGCTTTACGGATACGTGGTGTTCAAGGTGGAGGAGAAACAACCGGCCCGGCAGATGGCCTTTGAGGATCTCAACAAGGACCTGTTGCGGAATGAAATGCGGAAGTCCGCGACAAACGCGAGGTTGAAAGAATGGATGGACGGCCTTCGTGCGAAGGCTGAAATCAAAATCTATTGA
- a CDS encoding glycosyltransferase, which translates to MKVLVFQPYGHREGHFGEYTSQVSQELARLGHAVTVVTTRLKASRYLSSGPRFEVIESLRTAGGLPAGRSGAVKSAFRGVGLILDNVRVLFRLLRVFRKSDFDVVHFFDFEPVSTVVLLTVYSWLFRRRLRRLFVVVHAPDPSFQGHANTLYHLYGKLSRPMLRRLLSTYATAVTAHGSWPPGELEGLLGIRPSGRAVLTVPYGARLRNHMPGRNEARKALGIHYAATLLLFFGMLRKDKGIEFLLQAAGHVRGECKILIAGLPFDWDTEDIHRMIRKYHCEDRVLTTLGYIPEEAIPDYFAAADGLVLPYMKHYMGAAGPLKTALGFGKPVIATKVRELSEYLGMSPIGIAVDPEDADSLKEGIERFVSLPQSRKEEMAENSRRLAGTFTWTAVAERFSDIYQSAHAPGGLPR; encoded by the coding sequence TTGAAGGTTCTCGTGTTCCAACCCTATGGCCACCGCGAAGGACATTTTGGGGAATACACTTCCCAGGTGTCCCAGGAGCTCGCACGGCTCGGACACGCCGTGACCGTGGTCACGACCCGCTTGAAGGCCTCGCGTTACCTTTCTTCCGGGCCCCGGTTTGAAGTGATCGAGAGCCTCCGGACCGCCGGCGGGCTCCCGGCAGGACGCTCTGGGGCGGTGAAGAGCGCCTTTCGGGGAGTCGGTCTGATCCTGGACAATGTCCGGGTCCTTTTCAGGCTCCTCCGCGTCTTTCGGAAAAGCGATTTCGACGTCGTCCATTTTTTTGACTTTGAACCCGTTTCGACGGTCGTCCTGTTGACCGTTTATTCATGGCTCTTCCGACGGCGCCTCCGGAGGCTTTTCGTGGTCGTTCACGCGCCGGACCCCTCCTTTCAGGGCCATGCGAACACCCTGTACCATCTTTACGGGAAGCTGTCGCGTCCCATGTTAAGGCGCCTCCTTTCGACTTACGCAACGGCCGTCACGGCCCACGGCTCCTGGCCCCCGGGCGAGCTCGAAGGGTTGCTGGGGATCCGGCCGTCCGGACGCGCCGTCCTGACGGTTCCCTACGGCGCCCGGCTTCGAAACCACATGCCCGGCCGGAATGAAGCGAGGAAAGCCCTGGGCATCCATTATGCCGCGACCTTGCTCCTTTTCTTCGGCATGCTTCGGAAAGACAAGGGAATCGAATTTCTCCTTCAGGCGGCCGGCCACGTTCGGGGGGAATGCAAAATCCTGATCGCCGGCCTGCCGTTTGATTGGGACACGGAAGACATCCACCGGATGATCCGGAAGTATCACTGTGAGGACCGGGTCCTTACCACACTCGGGTATATCCCGGAAGAGGCGATTCCGGACTATTTCGCCGCGGCGGACGGACTGGTCCTCCCGTACATGAAACATTACATGGGCGCAGCCGGTCCGTTGAAGACGGCCCTCGGGTTCGGAAAACCCGTCATCGCCACGAAGGTCAGAGAGCTTTCCGAATACCTCGGGATGTCTCCGATCGGAATCGCCGTCGATCCCGAAGACGCCGACTCCCTGAAAGAAGGCATCGAACGGTTTGTATCCCTGCCTCAATCCCGGAAGGAGGAAATGGCCGAAAACAGCCGCCGCTTGGCGGGAACCTTCACTTGGACCGCCGTGGCCGAACGATTCTCGGATATCTACCAATCGGCACACGCCCCCGGAGGCCTTCCCCGATGA
- a CDS encoding decaprenyl-phosphate phosphoribosyltransferase — MAVHSSEQVFPSTKNRTSGAAAGLTALRPLDWLKNLFVLAPLLFSGRLIDYPLAAKSLLGFLLFCILSSGAYLFNDLMDREEDRRHPAKALRPIASGLLPPSMAGGISFGLILVGLIGASALDLRFGMVAFVFSLLHLAYSIGLKDWVIVDVLLIAAGFVLRVLAGSALVAVLPSAWIILCTMLLSVFLGFSKRRHELVLLGGQAKAHRKVLEQYSLAFLDQMIGAVLAATVVSYALYTINNGPLQIYSVFFVLYGMFRYLYLIHHRGHGGRAAESFLTDRPLLATVLGWTLFMLWDIYLRG, encoded by the coding sequence ATGGCCGTCCATTCATCCGAGCAGGTTTTCCCATCCACGAAAAACCGGACTTCCGGGGCCGCCGCAGGGCTTACGGCATTGCGGCCCCTCGATTGGCTCAAAAACCTCTTTGTCCTCGCCCCCCTTTTATTCTCGGGTCGTCTCATAGATTATCCGCTGGCGGCCAAGTCCCTGTTGGGCTTTCTCCTGTTCTGCATTCTGTCCAGCGGGGCCTATCTGTTTAACGACCTCATGGATCGAGAGGAGGACCGGCGCCATCCCGCCAAGGCCCTTCGTCCCATCGCGTCCGGCCTTCTTCCTCCTTCCATGGCCGGCGGGATTTCCTTCGGACTGATCCTGGTCGGCTTGATCGGAGCCTCCGCGCTCGACCTTCGCTTCGGAATGGTCGCCTTTGTTTTCAGCCTGCTGCACCTCGCCTACTCCATCGGGCTTAAAGACTGGGTGATCGTGGACGTCCTCCTGATCGCGGCCGGGTTTGTCCTGAGGGTTTTGGCCGGATCGGCGCTCGTCGCAGTCCTCCCCTCGGCCTGGATCATTTTGTGCACCATGCTGCTCTCCGTGTTTTTAGGGTTCTCCAAGCGACGACACGAATTGGTCCTCCTGGGCGGGCAGGCGAAGGCCCATCGGAAAGTGCTTGAGCAGTACTCCCTGGCCTTTCTCGATCAGATGATCGGCGCCGTCCTGGCCGCGACGGTCGTGTCCTACGCCCTGTATACGATCAATAATGGTCCGCTCCAAATCTATTCGGTTTTCTTTGTGCTGTACGGGATGTTTCGCTACCTGTACTTGATCCATCACCGAGGCCATGGAGGTCGCGCGGCGGAATCCTTTTTGACCGATCGACCCCTTCTGGCCACCGTGCTGGGATGGACCCTGTTTATGTTATGGGATATCTATCTCAGGGGCTAG
- a CDS encoding glycosyltransferase family 2 protein, which produces MSDRPVLSIITPSLNQGRFLEETILSIQNQDYAPIEHIIIDGGSTDGSVDLLRRFEGRYNMRWVSEPDGGQADAIRKGFRLAKGELLCWLNADDVYVSRKTASRAAGFFHEYPSVDVVTGGGVYITEEGHWTQLIEASQKRSSFRYLRCMDAILQPATFFKRSVLERVPIDVSLRYAFDWDFFIRLSKQYNLLAVNEIWAGYRVGGYNKTVTGGAARVGELREVTKRYLGKTAWQYWVVAFYYVLYRGIERAPNPYQGYLKTWIKETSRVVSFLCDERITTL; this is translated from the coding sequence ATGAGCGATAGACCGGTTCTTTCCATCATCACTCCCTCGCTCAATCAGGGGAGGTTCCTTGAGGAGACGATCCTTTCGATCCAGAATCAGGATTATGCCCCTATCGAACACATCATTATAGACGGGGGCTCCACCGACGGCAGCGTCGACCTCCTGAGACGATTCGAGGGCCGTTACAACATGCGCTGGGTTTCGGAGCCGGACGGGGGACAGGCGGACGCCATTCGCAAGGGATTCCGGCTGGCGAAAGGCGAACTCCTGTGTTGGTTGAATGCGGACGATGTTTATGTTTCCCGAAAAACCGCCAGCCGGGCGGCGGGTTTTTTCCACGAATATCCATCGGTGGATGTCGTTACGGGGGGAGGGGTCTACATCACCGAAGAAGGTCATTGGACACAGTTGATCGAGGCGTCCCAAAAACGGTCCAGCTTCCGTTATCTGCGTTGCATGGACGCGATCCTGCAACCGGCGACTTTTTTTAAGCGGTCGGTTCTTGAAAGAGTCCCGATCGATGTTTCCCTCCGCTACGCATTTGATTGGGATTTCTTCATCCGGTTATCGAAGCAGTACAACCTCCTGGCCGTTAATGAAATTTGGGCGGGCTATCGCGTTGGGGGCTATAACAAAACAGTGACCGGCGGGGCCGCACGCGTCGGAGAACTTCGGGAGGTCACAAAACGGTACCTGGGAAAAACCGCCTGGCAATATTGGGTCGTCGCGTTTTATTACGTTCTCTACCGGGGGATTGAAAGGGCGCCCAATCCATATCAGGGGTATTTAAAGACCTGGATCAAGGAGACATCCCGGGTCGTCAGCTTTCTTTGCGATGAACGAATCACAACCCTATAG